A genomic window from Chlorobium phaeobacteroides DSM 266 includes:
- the trpB gene encoding tryptophan synthase subunit beta, protein MVPFHYSVPDSKGHFGKFGGKFIPETLIKNAADLELEYSRAKNDPVFQTRLATLLRDYVGRPTPLYLAERLSGMLQGARIYLKREDLCHTGAHKINNALGQVLLAERMGKKRVIAETGAGQHGVATATVCALFGISCVVYMGEEDIRRQSPNVARMKLLGAEVRPVGSGSKTLKDATSEAIRDWMNNPEDTFYIIGSVVGMHPYPMIVRDFQSVIGRETRTQVLEQAGKLPDVITACVGGGSNAIGIFHEFLPDVPGVELVGVEAAGEGLQGRHAASLTMGKTGVLHGAMTKLLQDEDGQILEAHSISAGLDYPGVGPEHCYLQRKGLVSYTSTTDKEALEALKTLAATEGIICALESAHAVHYAIKRAPEMPKDAILVVNLSGRGDKDMETIMQSIPL, encoded by the coding sequence ATGGTGCCGTTTCACTATTCAGTTCCTGATTCAAAAGGGCATTTCGGTAAATTCGGCGGGAAATTTATCCCGGAAACCCTTATAAAAAACGCAGCCGATCTTGAGCTCGAATACAGCCGGGCAAAGAATGACCCGGTTTTTCAGACAAGGCTTGCAACGCTGCTGCGTGACTATGTCGGAAGACCTACCCCGCTCTACCTTGCCGAAAGATTGAGCGGAATGCTCCAGGGAGCGCGCATCTACCTGAAACGTGAAGACCTCTGTCACACAGGCGCACACAAAATCAATAATGCGCTCGGGCAGGTGCTGCTCGCTGAAAGAATGGGCAAAAAACGGGTTATCGCCGAAACCGGAGCCGGCCAGCACGGCGTAGCCACCGCTACGGTCTGCGCCCTGTTCGGCATCTCATGCGTTGTCTACATGGGCGAAGAAGATATCCGCCGCCAGTCGCCGAATGTTGCTCGAATGAAACTGCTCGGCGCTGAAGTCAGACCTGTCGGTTCAGGCTCGAAAACACTGAAAGACGCAACAAGCGAAGCGATACGGGACTGGATGAACAACCCTGAAGATACCTTTTACATTATCGGCTCCGTTGTGGGTATGCACCCTTATCCCATGATAGTAAGGGATTTTCAGTCGGTCATCGGCCGCGAAACCAGAACGCAGGTTCTCGAACAGGCAGGAAAGCTCCCCGATGTCATCACAGCCTGCGTCGGTGGAGGAAGCAATGCCATAGGAATCTTTCATGAATTTCTTCCGGACGTTCCCGGCGTTGAACTGGTTGGCGTTGAAGCAGCCGGAGAAGGACTTCAGGGACGTCATGCCGCATCACTCACCATGGGTAAAACCGGCGTACTGCACGGCGCCATGACAAAACTGCTGCAGGATGAAGACGGCCAGATCCTTGAAGCGCACTCCATTTCAGCCGGACTCGATTATCCGGGAGTAGGACCTGAACACTGCTATCTGCAACGAAAAGGTCTGGTCAGCTATACATCGACTACAGACAAAGAAGCACTTGAGGCGCTTAAAACACTCGCAGCAACCGAGGGAATCATCTGCGCGCTTGAATCAGCCCATGCCGTACACTATGCCATAAAAAGAGCGCCAGAGATGCCGAAAGATGCCATTCTTGTTGTAAACCTCTCCGGAAGGGGCGACAAGGATATGGAAACAATAATGCAGAGTATCCCTCTCTGA